The following proteins come from a genomic window of Heyndrickxia acidicola:
- a CDS encoding endonuclease NucS domain-containing protein, with the protein MPIEVGIWKINNEVKKISFSPIESEKKLEDILVQDISILSENLLLVGRQVKTDYGKYIDMLAIDDDGNLHIIELKKNRAPREVVAQAIDYASWVQNLSYEQILKTFEVHNNRSLEEAFAEKFIIDLPDKLNESHQMMIVSSQLDSETERIINYLSTNFDVPINAVFFRYFQEREQEFITRSWLIDPNIVEEKSSNNNNVGKKEKWNKQDYVVNFDDGQYRNWEDALKYGFISAGNGRWYTKTLQQLFVGSRIFCMIPKKGYVGIGRVIEEAKPIGEATLSVDGEDKKFHDLKLQLKAPDMFHDMEDNEKCEYIVKVEWERYVEKEKAYWEKGLKANQNSAYKLRSQYTIDKVSKYFSINIDE; encoded by the coding sequence ATGCCAATAGAAGTAGGCATTTGGAAAATTAATAATGAAGTAAAGAAGATCTCTTTTAGTCCTATTGAATCTGAAAAGAAATTAGAAGACATCCTAGTTCAGGATATTTCAATATTATCAGAAAACTTATTGCTTGTGGGTAGGCAAGTAAAAACAGACTATGGAAAGTACATTGATATGCTGGCAATTGACGATGATGGTAATCTACATATTATTGAGCTTAAGAAAAACCGTGCACCTAGAGAAGTAGTTGCACAAGCTATAGATTATGCTTCATGGGTTCAAAATTTATCATATGAACAAATTTTAAAAACATTTGAAGTACATAATAATAGGTCATTAGAAGAAGCATTTGCTGAAAAATTTATAATTGATTTGCCTGATAAATTAAACGAATCTCACCAAATGATGATTGTTTCTTCTCAATTAGATAGTGAAACAGAAAGAATAATTAATTATTTATCTACTAATTTTGATGTTCCTATTAATGCTGTATTTTTCCGGTATTTCCAAGAGAGAGAACAAGAATTTATTACTAGAAGTTGGTTAATTGACCCAAATATAGTGGAAGAAAAATCTAGTAATAATAATAATGTGGGTAAAAAGGAAAAATGGAATAAACAAGATTATGTGGTTAACTTTGATGACGGACAATATAGAAATTGGGAAGATGCATTAAAATATGGATTTATTTCAGCAGGAAATGGCCGTTGGTATACTAAAACTTTGCAACAATTATTTGTAGGTTCAAGAATCTTTTGTATGATTCCCAAAAAGGGTTATGTAGGAATAGGAAGAGTAATTGAAGAAGCAAAACCTATAGGAGAAGCCACGTTAAGTGTAGATGGGGAAGATAAAAAATTTCATGATTTAAAATTGCAATTGAAAGCTCCTGATATGTTTCATGATATGGAGGATAATGAAAAGTGCGAATATATAGTGAAAGTTGAATGGGAAAGATATGTTGAAAAAGAGAAAGCCTATTGGGAAAAAGGCTTAAAAGCAAATCAAAATAGCGCATATAAATTAAGGAGCCAATACACAATAGACAAGGTTTCAAAGTATTTTAGTATTAATATAGATGAATAG
- a CDS encoding alpha-ketoacid dehydrogenase subunit beta: MRKISFSQATLEAMQEEMRRDERVFIMGEDIASQGGIFGQFKGLPKEFGLERVRDTPISETAIVGAGIGAALAGSVPVVDMHFADFIGVTMDEVLNQMAKIRYMFGGQAKMPLVLRAPDGVTQSAAAQHSQSLEAWFLHIPGLKVVIPSNAADAKGLLKAAIRDPNPVIFFEHKDLFNKKGEVSEDDYTIPIGKAKVVKEGHDITIVSYSAMLGKCLEAADILEEEHGLKAEVIDLRSIVPLDMETIYASLKKTHKLVIAHEAVKTGGVGAEIAAAVSENVLEYLDAPIVRVGAAFTPVPFSPPLEKHVIPQVESVVNAVLKTRW, from the coding sequence ATGCGTAAAATTTCCTTTTCCCAGGCCACCCTGGAAGCAATGCAGGAAGAAATGAGAAGAGACGAACGAGTGTTTATTATGGGGGAAGACATTGCCAGTCAAGGAGGGATCTTTGGCCAATTTAAAGGGCTTCCGAAAGAATTTGGGCTCGAGCGGGTCCGGGATACGCCTATATCCGAGACCGCCATCGTCGGTGCAGGAATCGGTGCTGCCCTGGCAGGATCCGTGCCTGTCGTCGATATGCACTTCGCCGATTTCATTGGTGTCACCATGGATGAAGTACTGAACCAAATGGCCAAAATCCGCTATATGTTTGGCGGCCAGGCCAAGATGCCGCTCGTTTTGAGGGCTCCGGATGGTGTAACTCAATCCGCTGCAGCACAGCACTCCCAATCGCTTGAAGCCTGGTTTCTACATATTCCTGGTTTAAAGGTCGTCATACCTTCGAATGCGGCAGATGCGAAAGGCTTGCTGAAGGCAGCGATACGGGATCCAAACCCTGTGATCTTTTTTGAACACAAGGATCTGTTCAATAAAAAGGGGGAAGTATCAGAAGACGACTATACGATACCGATCGGTAAAGCGAAAGTGGTGAAGGAAGGACACGATATTACCATTGTCTCGTATTCTGCCATGCTGGGAAAATGCCTGGAGGCTGCAGATATTCTTGAAGAGGAACACGGATTAAAGGCAGAAGTCATCGACTTACGTTCGATTGTGCCGCTGGATATGGAAACCATCTATGCTTCTTTGAAAAAAACACATAAGCTTGTGATTGCCCATGAAGCGGTCAAAACAGGCGGAGTTGGGGCCGAGATAGCGGCAGCGGTCAGCGAGAATGTACTGGAATACTTGGATGCGCCTATCGTTCGTGTAGGAGCCGCTTTCACACCTGTACCATTTAGTCCGCCCCTTGAAAAGCATGTCATTCCGCAAGTGGAAAGTGTTGTAAATGCGGTTTTAAAAACCCGGTGGTAA
- a CDS encoding MFS transporter → MSIPKARWYRIGLLLFLTYLVAFVDRSNIGMAAPIMVKSLGLSATTTGVLLSSFFWGYVITQIPSGLLASKYSAKTIIVASLFFLGLTGILTGIVKSYDMLLTVRFIMGLAEGVLWPAFAVYFINWYASHERARAINFSEMSLPISSIIMAPLAGWMIENWNYHVMFILQGSLPIILAFFFMGFASDSPEKDRFISKEEREYIQKNRYTGVKENGSFLEVIGNYRAWIFSLVYFLWITGLYSFGLWMPSLMKELSSKGIGTVGWLTAIPFVLAAVSMYINASWADKHKEKRAFFIAIPLAIGGIALVLQHVMGGSLAMNLVFLIIAGIGIYAAFGPWWAWAMSFFPNNQAGTLNGLINLCGNFGGIVGPIIVGAVAQGKNLLEGFYVLGFFLILGAIIVFSFNAVWKSKNSKQNAHPTAKQISIK, encoded by the coding sequence ATGAGTATACCAAAAGCTCGCTGGTACCGAATTGGCTTATTGCTCTTTTTAACCTACTTAGTGGCATTTGTGGATCGATCGAATATTGGAATGGCAGCACCAATCATGGTGAAGTCGCTGGGACTCTCGGCGACAACCACTGGTGTGTTGTTATCCTCATTTTTCTGGGGCTATGTCATCACGCAAATACCAAGCGGCCTTTTAGCAAGCAAATACAGTGCCAAAACGATTATTGTTGCATCCCTTTTCTTCTTAGGGCTAACGGGAATTTTAACGGGGATTGTGAAGAGCTACGATATGCTATTGACCGTTAGGTTTATCATGGGTCTTGCCGAAGGGGTGCTTTGGCCTGCATTTGCCGTGTATTTTATCAATTGGTATGCTTCGCATGAGCGGGCGAGAGCGATTAATTTCTCGGAAATGTCGCTGCCGATCTCTTCCATTATCATGGCGCCTCTTGCCGGATGGATGATTGAAAACTGGAATTATCATGTAATGTTTATTTTGCAGGGCAGCCTTCCGATCATTTTAGCCTTTTTCTTTATGGGATTTGCTTCTGATTCCCCGGAAAAGGACCGCTTTATTTCCAAGGAAGAAAGAGAATATATCCAAAAAAATCGGTATACTGGCGTAAAAGAGAACGGTTCGTTTCTAGAGGTGATTGGAAACTACCGGGCATGGATTTTTTCTCTAGTCTACTTCCTTTGGATTACAGGCTTGTACAGCTTCGGGTTATGGATGCCAAGCTTAATGAAGGAACTTAGCAGTAAAGGCATTGGAACGGTCGGCTGGTTAACGGCCATCCCATTTGTACTGGCGGCGGTTTCCATGTACATCAACGCTTCCTGGGCGGATAAGCATAAAGAAAAACGAGCTTTTTTTATCGCTATTCCTTTAGCCATCGGAGGAATCGCGTTAGTCCTTCAGCATGTTATGGGCGGCAGCCTTGCCATGAACCTAGTCTTTTTAATCATTGCCGGAATTGGGATCTATGCAGCTTTTGGTCCATGGTGGGCCTGGGCGATGTCGTTTTTCCCCAATAATCAGGCAGGCACATTGAATGGTTTAATAAACTTGTGCGGAAATTTTGGCGGCATTGTCGGTCCGATTATTGTAGGGGCTGTGGCTCAAGGGAAAAACCTGCTGGAAGGCTTTTATGTCCTGGGATTCTTTTTAATCCTCGGTGCTATCATCGTCTTTTCGTTTAATGCTGTCTGGAAATCCAAAAACAGCAAGCAGAATGCCCATCCAACGGCCAAACAGATTTCTATAAAATAA
- a CDS encoding thiamine pyrophosphate-dependent dehydrogenase E1 component subunit alpha: protein MVEAAVSSERLKDWYYRMLLIRRFEETINEKFLAGDIPGFVHLYIGEEATGVGVCSTLTNADYITSTHRGHGHTIAKGADVKRCMAELYGRKTGYCKGKGGSMHIADFSIGMLGANGVVGGGFNLAVGAALSIQLRKSDQVAVCFFGDGASNRGTFHEGLNMAAVWNLPVIFVCENNQWASTTPLHEATAVTDIAVRSASYGMPSEIVDGNDVFAVYEAAQKAVNRAKQGDGPTLIECKTYRVKGHFVGDPEQYRTREEVLNQMETNDPLKKFLERVLAEKLLSDAELKEIEERVQAEISEAVAFAEESPYPKPEEAFEDLYAEEETVHA from the coding sequence ATGGTAGAGGCTGCAGTGTCGAGTGAACGACTGAAGGATTGGTATTATCGGATGCTCCTGATCCGGCGCTTTGAAGAAACGATAAATGAAAAATTTTTAGCGGGGGATATCCCCGGATTTGTCCATCTCTACATTGGCGAGGAAGCAACCGGAGTGGGTGTCTGCAGTACATTGACTAATGCAGATTACATTACCAGTACTCACAGGGGCCACGGGCATACAATCGCAAAAGGCGCGGATGTGAAACGTTGTATGGCGGAGCTGTATGGAAGAAAAACCGGTTACTGTAAAGGGAAAGGCGGCTCCATGCATATTGCCGATTTTAGTATTGGTATGCTGGGAGCAAACGGGGTTGTAGGCGGAGGATTTAACCTGGCTGTGGGAGCGGCGCTTTCTATCCAGCTGCGCAAAAGTGATCAAGTGGCGGTGTGCTTTTTCGGCGATGGTGCCAGTAACCGCGGAACCTTCCATGAAGGCCTGAACATGGCTGCGGTGTGGAACCTTCCAGTGATTTTTGTCTGTGAAAATAACCAATGGGCCTCTACAACTCCTTTACATGAGGCGACTGCTGTCACCGATATCGCGGTTCGCTCTGCCTCATACGGAATGCCTAGTGAAATTGTAGATGGAAATGATGTGTTTGCGGTATACGAAGCTGCGCAAAAAGCGGTGAACCGCGCGAAGCAGGGGGATGGCCCGACGTTAATCGAGTGCAAGACCTACAGGGTTAAAGGGCATTTCGTCGGAGATCCAGAGCAATACCGTACAAGAGAAGAAGTCCTGAATCAAATGGAAACAAACGATCCGTTGAAAAAGTTTTTAGAAAGAGTTCTCGCAGAAAAATTACTGTCCGATGCTGAATTAAAAGAAATCGAAGAACGGGTGCAGGCTGAAATCAGTGAGGCCGTTGCCTTTGCCGAGGAAAGCCCGTATCCAAAACCAGAAGAAGCTTTTGAAGACCTATATGCAGAGGAGGAAACCGTCCATGCGTAA
- a CDS encoding restriction endonuclease-like protein, with translation METQELLIIETADLSLFIKGLPYDRKYTNLRQYRKQVELEKETMVIRVHGEQMEAADVLNVETGELEFVQSNKLAPIFFENGIYQLVLTPKREKQIQFYHEHPGIRNSISPVGTSGILMGNLQFTNEVGLTNFSFYSGKEKLLEVTLEIFPSKLSYKEDYRKLLEEVNDEVYNLAFHFIKKTYLNASSILSENPSPTEFFRLLEHYFLAFEKAIRKIEQQPHHQLNTEHELVRGDRIKRLDSKGRQFLRKHPQVFEDSPIGFSIKGRTFLPTKGINTNKRLSFNTLENRFVKWMIERLLHKLTDLKQRVIKRDTRFQVEVDEILVNRITYMVKQLEKFLQKSFWKEIGSIDRTVLNMVMQSKAGYREAYKIYLIVSRGLSLQGELYKMSVKDVATLYEYWTYLKLGQILRKNYVMENQNIVKTRQGALFVDLDQTSNATQVFRHPQTHERIKLSFQKNSGKLPTVAQKPDIMLEVQKKGVSYSYNYIFDAKYRIDFGQEYSQNGPGPMEEDINTMHRYRDAHVVRKRQGSYERHAFGAYVLFPWYDEENYELHPFYKSIDEVNIGGLPFLPNATKLVERIVDRLIESNPEDLQNEGILPQGSVAYWRSNLDETVLIGSVNNKDDYVEFKKNGHYRIKANNLKEGWQNARFLALYVTQEVTKDSTAENGIHFYGEIKNVQVIQLLNDVYIEFKIEKWESLSTTIRPVGYGIQSYLLTTMNLLKEVAELPELYMKFGEERKLWRMLRRLSTNVRTNLDQKLVDQARKIQAYQIGFYSLVLDVGIRQIHILYNDELILYIPMEQLKKQPASVFKMIKETIFQ, from the coding sequence ATGGAAACCCAAGAGCTATTAATCATTGAAACGGCTGATCTATCCTTATTTATCAAGGGGCTTCCCTATGACAGGAAGTATACCAATCTTAGACAATACCGAAAGCAGGTAGAGCTGGAAAAGGAAACAATGGTGATACGTGTCCATGGAGAGCAAATGGAAGCAGCTGACGTTTTGAACGTAGAAACAGGGGAGTTAGAGTTTGTGCAATCAAATAAGCTCGCACCTATCTTTTTTGAAAATGGGATCTATCAGTTAGTCCTTACACCAAAGAGAGAAAAGCAAATACAGTTTTATCATGAGCATCCAGGAATTCGTAACTCGATCTCTCCAGTAGGAACTTCAGGTATTCTTATGGGGAATTTACAATTTACGAATGAGGTAGGTTTGACGAACTTTTCTTTCTATTCGGGAAAGGAAAAACTTTTAGAGGTGACGCTTGAAATTTTCCCCTCTAAGCTAAGCTACAAGGAGGATTATCGCAAGCTGCTGGAGGAAGTGAATGACGAGGTGTATAATTTAGCCTTTCATTTTATAAAGAAGACGTACTTAAATGCTTCTTCCATTCTTTCTGAGAATCCCTCACCTACTGAATTTTTTCGCTTATTGGAGCATTATTTCCTCGCATTCGAAAAAGCCATTAGAAAAATTGAACAGCAGCCTCATCATCAGTTGAACACTGAGCATGAGCTGGTAAGAGGGGATCGGATTAAGCGTTTAGACTCAAAAGGAAGACAATTTTTAAGGAAGCATCCTCAAGTATTTGAAGATAGTCCTATAGGGTTTTCCATAAAAGGGCGGACTTTTTTGCCGACAAAGGGAATAAACACGAATAAACGATTATCTTTTAATACCCTAGAAAACCGTTTTGTTAAATGGATGATCGAGCGCTTACTTCATAAGCTAACAGATTTAAAACAGAGAGTAATTAAGAGAGATACTCGTTTTCAAGTGGAGGTTGATGAAATTTTAGTCAATCGAATTACTTATATGGTAAAACAGTTGGAAAAATTCCTTCAGAAGTCTTTTTGGAAGGAAATTGGCTCGATTGACCGTACTGTTCTCAATATGGTAATGCAATCCAAAGCGGGTTACAGAGAAGCATATAAAATTTATCTGATCGTTTCAAGAGGACTGTCCCTTCAGGGTGAGCTCTATAAAATGTCAGTAAAGGACGTGGCTACTCTATATGAGTACTGGACCTATTTGAAGCTTGGTCAAATCCTACGAAAAAATTATGTGATGGAAAATCAAAATATCGTAAAAACAAGACAAGGAGCCTTATTTGTCGATCTTGATCAGACATCCAATGCCACACAGGTCTTTCGTCACCCTCAAACGCATGAAAGGATTAAGCTTTCTTTTCAGAAGAATTCTGGTAAGCTGCCAACTGTCGCTCAAAAGCCGGATATTATGCTAGAGGTTCAAAAAAAGGGAGTCAGTTATTCGTATAATTATATTTTTGATGCAAAATATCGCATTGATTTTGGACAAGAATATTCACAGAATGGACCCGGTCCTATGGAAGAGGATATTAATACAATGCATCGGTATCGTGATGCGCATGTAGTTCGTAAGCGGCAGGGGTCATATGAACGTCATGCATTTGGAGCCTATGTTTTATTTCCATGGTATGACGAGGAAAATTATGAATTGCATCCTTTTTACAAGAGTATTGATGAGGTGAACATTGGAGGGTTACCGTTTTTACCAAATGCAACGAAGCTGGTAGAACGAATTGTGGACCGTTTAATCGAAAGTAATCCTGAAGACCTGCAAAATGAGGGGATTTTACCACAGGGATCAGTGGCGTACTGGAGGTCTAATTTAGATGAAACGGTATTAATAGGTTCGGTAAATAATAAAGATGATTATGTGGAGTTTAAAAAGAATGGCCACTATAGAATTAAAGCAAACAACTTAAAAGAAGGCTGGCAAAATGCAAGGTTTTTAGCTTTATATGTGACACAAGAAGTGACAAAAGATTCAACTGCTGAAAATGGCATTCATTTTTACGGTGAAATAAAAAATGTACAGGTCATTCAGCTTTTAAACGATGTATATATAGAATTTAAAATAGAAAAGTGGGAGTCACTTAGTACTACCATTCGACCAGTAGGATATGGCATTCAATCGTATCTTCTTACGACAATGAATCTATTAAAAGAAGTAGCAGAATTACCAGAGCTCTATATGAAATTTGGGGAAGAGCGAAAGTTGTGGAGGATGTTGCGAAGATTATCTACGAATGTAAGAACAAACCTAGATCAAAAGCTGGTAGATCAGGCAAGAAAAATACAGGCCTATCAAATTGGATTTTATTCTTTAGTACTAGATGTGGGTATAAGGCAAATTCACATTTTGTATAACGATGAATTAATTCTTTATATCCCTATGGAACAATTAAAAAAGCAGCCAGCAAGTGTTTTTAAAATGATCAAGGAGACAATTTTCCAATGA
- a CDS encoding PLP-dependent aminotransferase family protein, with amino-acid sequence MTQNIWKEVVINPQEKTPLYKQISNQIELLVHDGQLKPGFRLPSERTMAKLLNVSRMTITLANEEMKMKGIVRSHQGSGTFILRGTRLKEKEVQLDNPVDFAYPTGEINHGMDEIMSLGQDQSLINLGGVGAAPEVHPGIEFSQCFAEHLRRNPVLLQLPSPTQGYEPLRLEMINWLKKVGVTAELNEIMMVSGAMQGLDLISRLFLKPGDFVIMEEPGFLAAADAFTATGAKILRITLDEEGIRLDSLENMLMQFPVKFIYVNPTFQNPTGITMSLERRKQLLHLAKKYGVFIVEDDPFSLLYYSEKPDPPIQTLGSDHVIYIQSFSKYLYPELRVAVLVASEGIIRHLSKIKQRVDLHSNNLTQIALHAYITGGLLETHIQKLRYGYAQRLKEVQLRVKASSFLHCQIPKGGVFLWCRIPKEVPAERLLEVAVKKGLTFVPGNWMSGVGLYDHHIRLAFTHPSHEGLKKGLDLISDAISAYKAYQF; translated from the coding sequence ATGACGCAAAATATTTGGAAAGAAGTCGTAATTAACCCTCAAGAAAAAACACCTTTATATAAACAAATCTCCAATCAAATTGAACTTTTGGTCCATGACGGGCAATTAAAGCCCGGTTTCCGGCTGCCTTCAGAAAGAACGATGGCCAAGCTTTTGAATGTGAGCAGAATGACGATTACACTTGCCAATGAAGAAATGAAAATGAAAGGGATTGTCCGAAGTCATCAGGGAAGCGGCACCTTTATTCTCCGAGGGACAAGATTGAAAGAAAAGGAAGTTCAACTCGATAACCCCGTTGATTTTGCGTATCCGACGGGGGAAATCAATCATGGGATGGATGAGATTATGAGTCTTGGCCAGGATCAATCACTTATCAATTTAGGTGGTGTTGGCGCTGCACCGGAAGTACATCCCGGCATTGAATTCAGTCAATGCTTTGCTGAGCACCTGAGAAGAAACCCCGTTTTGCTGCAGCTACCTTCCCCTACGCAAGGCTATGAACCTCTTCGGCTCGAAATGATTAATTGGCTGAAAAAAGTCGGGGTCACAGCTGAGCTGAATGAAATCATGATGGTATCCGGAGCGATGCAGGGATTGGATTTGATTAGCCGCTTGTTTTTAAAACCCGGTGACTTTGTGATCATGGAAGAGCCCGGTTTTTTAGCGGCAGCCGATGCTTTTACCGCAACCGGTGCCAAGATTTTGCGAATTACCCTGGATGAGGAAGGGATCCGCCTGGACAGTCTGGAAAATATGCTGATGCAATTTCCCGTAAAGTTTATTTATGTAAATCCCACTTTCCAAAATCCCACAGGTATTACCATGTCCCTTGAACGCCGAAAGCAATTGCTCCATTTAGCGAAGAAGTACGGGGTTTTTATTGTGGAAGACGATCCCTTCAGTCTCCTCTATTACAGTGAAAAACCGGACCCGCCCATCCAAACGCTTGGATCAGATCACGTTATTTATATCCAATCCTTTTCAAAGTATCTTTACCCGGAGTTAAGGGTAGCTGTTTTAGTCGCATCAGAGGGGATTATACGCCATTTGTCCAAAATTAAGCAGCGTGTGGATTTACACAGCAACAACTTAACACAAATCGCGCTCCACGCCTACATAACCGGCGGCCTTCTGGAAACTCATATTCAAAAGCTAAGATACGGATATGCCCAGCGTCTTAAGGAAGTGCAGCTCCGCGTGAAGGCTAGTTCCTTCCTGCACTGCCAAATCCCAAAAGGTGGGGTGTTTCTTTGGTGCCGCATTCCGAAAGAGGTTCCGGCGGAGCGTCTCTTGGAAGTTGCCGTAAAAAAAGGCCTGACGTTCGTGCCGGGAAATTGGATGAGCGGGGTTGGGCTGTACGATCACCATATCCGCCTTGCGTTTACCCATCCGTCCCACGAAGGGCTGAAAAAGGGACTTGATCTTATTTCGGATGCCATTTCTGCGTACAAAGCATACCAATTTTAA